TCTAATTGAATACGCGAGGTGGCTCGAATAGTACAGGTAATACTTAAATAAGTCGCGTTCCGACTTGTCTTAACTGTCAGTGTTTCAGCATCAAAATCAGGCGCATGATGTTTCACTATTGCCAATATCACTGGCGCAAAATCAGCCTGTGCTTTTCCCATAACTTTGATAGGAAAATCACAAGGGTATTCTATTAATGAAGAAGATTGTTCATCCATAAAAAGACCTTAGGTCCTGTCTTTAATACTTAAACTTAATTTAACCAATTCATATTATAGAAGCCTTGTCAGTCGCCTTCCTTTATCAATCATAAAATTATTAAAAGCTCTATTAGCAAGACAACTCTCCTCGCATCACCGTTGCCTTGTAATGCTGGTAGCAT
This genomic window from Nitrosomonas cryotolerans ATCC 49181 contains:
- a CDS encoding HP0495 family protein — translated: MDEQSSSLIEYPCDFPIKVMGKAQADFAPVILAIVKHHAPDFDAETLTVKTSRNATYLSITCTIRATSRIQLDSLYQALSNHPMVAIVL